Proteins from one Arthrobacter methylotrophus genomic window:
- a CDS encoding cation transporter dimerization domain-containing protein produces the protein MHGVHDVKTRRMGDMILVDVHLEVDARANVRQGHTLHWKRGAASCCAAMCST, from the coding sequence GTGCACGGCGTACACGACGTCAAGACCCGCCGCATGGGCGACATGATCCTGGTCGATGTCCACCTGGAAGTCGATGCGCGTGCCAACGTGAGACAAGGCCACACATTGCATTGGAAGCGCGGCGCCGCGTCATGCTGCGCCGCGATGTGCTCAACGTAA